A region of the Synechococcus sp. PCC 7502 genome:
CTCTTTGGTTGTGGTTGTGGCAGATTATTTGAAGGTACGCCCGCTCAGATGTTAAGCTCACTGCAAAAACTTGCCCACCTACCCGATCAAACCCTAGTATGGTGTGCCCATGAATATACCATCGACAACCTCAAATTTGCCCTGACCATAGATATTGAGAATTTAGCATTACAAGCACGGATGAGATCGGCAACTCAAACCAGAGCTAATCACCAACCCACAATTCCCACTAATATCGGGCTAGAGAAACAAACTAATCCTTTTTTACGCTGCGATCGCCCTGAAATTCAAACAAAAATTGGCTTTACTGAGCCTGTTAGGGTGTTTACAAAATTACGGGGGATGAAAGACCTATATAGGGCATAGCACTTTGATTAAATCTTGATCTATTTTTGATCTATATAAGCACAAAATATCTGGCAAAAATCTCACTTAAATCCTTTTTGCCCAAAATTTAGGATAAACTACAATAATATGTATTCAATGATACAAACGACTATTTGTTAGTAAGTTTAAGTGGAAATAAGTAGTTTTGAATACCAAACAACTTAAATTATTTTAGATAGGTTTTGGAGATCGTAGTGGTAGCAGTTCCTAATAAGCCTCTAGTCGAGGTATTTCGTGAAATGAATGGAGGCTCATTCCCGCCAGTAGTTGAAACCTTTGAACGAGGTAAAACGATCTTCTTTCCGGGTGATCCTGCCGAACGATTTTATTTTTTGGTGCGTGGAGCCGTAAAGCTTTCCCGAGTGTATGAAGCGGGAGAAGAAATTACCGTGGCATTACTGCGTGAAAATAGTGTGTTTGGGGTTTTATCTTTAATAACTGGTAACCGTTCCGATCGCTTTTATCATGCCGTTGCGTTTACGACACCAGTTGAACTGCTATCTGTCCCAATTGAGCAAGTAGAAAAAGCATTAAAGGAAGACCCTGAATTACCAATGTTTTTACTCAGAGGCTTGTCTTCACGGATATTGCAAACAGAGATGATGATTGAGACCTTGGCACATCGAGATATGGGTTCTCGGTTAGTTAGTTTTCTCCTAATTTTGTGTCGTGATTTTGGTATTCCCTCGGCGGATGGGGTTACGATTGATTTAAAGCTTTCCCATCAGGCGATCGCTGAAGCAATTGGTTCTACACGAGTTACGGTCACCAGATTACTTGGGGATTTACGGAATCAAAAAAGAATATCCATCTCTAAAAAGCGGATCACAGTTCATAACCCGATTGAACTCAGCCAGCAGTTTGCCTAATTTATTAATTTATTTGCTAAATGCAAGGCTTATGACATTATGGGCTTAAGTTTTAGTTAAATCTCATAAGTTTAAGCCCCACACAACTCCTCTTAACTTGTGTCAGAGAGCGTTTCTTAGGATATCAACCTTATCCGTTTTTTCCCAAGGCAAATCT
Encoded here:
- the ntcA gene encoding global nitrogen regulator NtcA, encoding MNGGSFPPVVETFERGKTIFFPGDPAERFYFLVRGAVKLSRVYEAGEEITVALLRENSVFGVLSLITGNRSDRFYHAVAFTTPVELLSVPIEQVEKALKEDPELPMFLLRGLSSRILQTEMMIETLAHRDMGSRLVSFLLILCRDFGIPSADGVTIDLKLSHQAIAEAIGSTRVTVTRLLGDLRNQKRISISKKRITVHNPIELSQQFA